One Oncorhynchus kisutch isolate 150728-3 unplaced genomic scaffold, Okis_V2 scaffold1273, whole genome shotgun sequence genomic window carries:
- the LOC109876049 gene encoding serum albumin 2, which translates to MQWLSVCSLLVLLSVSARSQNQICTIFTEAKEDGFKSLILVGLAQNLPDSTLGDLVPLIAEALAMGVKCCSDTPPEDCDRDVADLFQSAVCSSETLVEKNHLKMCCEKTAAERTQCFLDHKAKIPRDLSLKAELPAADQCEDFKKDHKAFVGRFIFKFSKSNTMLQPHVILAIAKAYGEVLTSCCGEAEAQTCFDTKKATFQRAVANRVTELKALCIVHKKYGDRVVKAKKLIQYSQKMPQASFQEMGGMVDKIVATVAPCCSGDMVTCMKERKTLVDEVCADKSVLSRAAGLSACCKEDAVHRGSCVEAMKPDSKPDGLSEHYDVHADIAAVCQTFTKTPDVAMGKLVYEISVRHPESSQQVILRFAKEAEQALLQCCDKEDHAECVKTALAGSDIDKKITDEADYYKKMCAVETGMNNNAFEKSMMVHYTRIMPQASFDQLHMVSERVHDVLHDCCKDEPGHFILPCAEEKLTDAIDATCEDYDPSTINPRIAHCCSQSYSMRRPCILAIKPDTEFTPPELDASNFHMGPELCTKDSKELLLSGKKLLYGVVRHKTTITEEQLKSISTKYHSMKEKCCAAEDQAACFTEEAPKLVSESAELVKV; encoded by the exons gaTCCTTGTAGGGCTGGCTCAGAATCTTCCCGATAGTACGTTGGGTGACTTGGTGCCTCTCATCGCGGAGGCCTTAGCCATGGGCGTCAAATGCTGCTCAGACACTCCTCCAGAGGACTGCGACAGAGATGTG gcgGACCTGTTCCAGAGCGCGGTGTGTTCCTCTGAGACCCTGGTGGAGAAGAACCATCTGAAGATGTGCTGTGAGAAGACTGCCGCTGAGAGGACACAATGCTTCCTGGACCACAAGGCCAAG aTTCCTCGGGACCTGTCCCTCAAAGCTGAGCTGCCCGCTGCAGACCAGTGTGAAGACTTCAAGAAGGACCACAAGGCTTTTGTTGGGAG gttcATCTTCAAGTTCTCCAAGAGTAACACGATGCTACAACCACATGTGATCCTGGCTATCGCCAAAGCTTATGGAGAGGTTCTGACTAGCTGTTGTGGAGAGGCTGAGGCCCAGACTTGCTTCGACACCAAG aAAGCTACTTTCCAACGCGCCGTCGCGAATCGCGTGACTGAACTCAAGGCCCTGTGCATCGTCCACAAGAAATATGGAGACCGCGTTGTCAAGGCCAA GAAGCTGATCCAGTACAGTCAGAAGATGCCTCAGGCCTCTTTCCAGGAGATGGGAGGCATGGTAGACAAGATCGTAGCGACTGTTGCCCCCTGCTGCAGCGGAGACATGGTCACATGCATGAAGGAGAGG AAGACCCTGGTGGATGAGGTGTGTGCTGATAAGAGTGTGTTGTCTCGCGCGGCGGGTCTGTCTGCATGCTGTAAGGAGGATGCAGTACACAGAGGGTCCTGTGTTGAGGCCATGAAGCCAGACTCTAAGCCAGACGGTCTGTCTGAGCACTACGACGTTCACGCTGACATAGCAGCAGTCTGCCAGACCTTTACCAAGACCCCGGATGTAGCCATGGGGAA GTTGGTGTATGAGATCTCAGTGCGTCACCCAGAGTCGTCTCAGCAGGTGATTCTGAGGTTCGCCAAGGAGGCTGAGCAGGCCTTGCTCCAATGCTGTGACAAGGAGGACCATGCAGAGTGTGTCAAAACCGCT CTGGCAGGAAGTGATATTGATAAGAAGATCACTGATGAGGCTGACTACTACAAGAAGATGTGTGCTGTTGAGACTGGCATGAACAATAACGCCTTTGAGAAGAG TATGATGGTGCACTACACCAGGATAATGCCCCAGGCCTCCTTCGACCAGCTCCACATGGTGTCAGAGAGGGTGCATGATGTCCTCCATGACTGCTGCAAGGACGAGCCAGGCCACTTCATCCTGCCTTGTGCAGAGGAGaag CTGACCGACGCCATCGACGCCACATGTGAGGACTACGACCCCTCCACCATTAACCCCCGCATCGCCCACTGCTGCAGCCAGTCCTACTCCATGAGGAGACCCTGTATCCTGGCCATCAAGCCTGACACAGAGTTCACGCCCCCGGAGCTGGATGCCAGCAACTTCCACATGGGCCCCGAGCTCTGCACCAAGGACAGCAAGGAGCTGCTGCTCTCTGGGAAGAA ACTACTGTATGGTGTGGTCAGACATAAGACCACCATCACTGAGGAGCAGCTGAAGTCCATCTCTACTAAATATCACAGTATGAAGGAGAAGTGCTGTGCTGCTGAGGACCAAGCAGCATGCTTCACTGAGGAG GCACCCAAGCTGGTTTCTGAGAGTGCAGAGCTGGTCAAGGTTTAA